A portion of the Melanotaenia boesemani isolate fMelBoe1 chromosome 2, fMelBoe1.pri, whole genome shotgun sequence genome contains these proteins:
- the atf4b gene encoding activating transcription factor 4b, which yields MTMTMTSSQFGLADMEALLWGPSSPMADVMDFVVIPDKDGQQERGTASLEGDTSPVSPIASSSLSSSSSPPPFYSPPPSPPAVLHGNKAGTESDLLPLPWLGDPGQLRCSQMSSDDSEEDVLSDLDWMAERMDLSEFDLDSLIDSCGPAEESPSSPEEFLASLDCPVELDSFQLPSLPTCVTSSPSSASAPSVVPSVVLPSICSDVITVDDPESHIEGQEVPSSPLYVPDPQEELEIKSEPASPDPSPPAVDSPCSPDFTLDLGSEVDVSESEVKPVVTSVVPQVPRIVLSLSPTRIVLVLAPKNQVGITAPSEVINHSPPVSPPERFPRSRPYPEPKHTARPPSPSVIDNVKAVRAAGGVERVTLKAPKDKKKKKMEQNKTAATRYRQKKRAEQEMLLEEYGKLERKNMELTEKAESMAREIEYLKELMEEVCQTRRKKGLSADP from the exons ATGACCATGACGATGACAAGCTCACAGTTTGGCCTGGCAGACATGGAGGCCCTTCTCTGGGGGCCTTCCTCTCCCATGGCTGACGTCATGGACTTTGTCGTTATCCCTGACAAAGACGGACAACAGGAACGAGGAACAGCCTCACTGGAGGGGGACACATCACCTGTGTCACCCATCGCCTCCTCATCGttgtcttcttcctcctctcctcctcccttctACTCTCCTCCTCCCTCGCCACCTGCTGTTCTCCATGGAAACAAGGCTGGGACTGAGTCTGATCTGCTTCCTCTCCCTTGGCTGGGTGATCCTGGTCAGCTGAGATGTAGCCAGATGTCTTCAGATGACAGTGAAG AGGATGTGCTCAGTGACCTGGATTGGATGGCTGAGAGGATGGATCTCAGTGAGTTTGACCTGGATTCTCTGATTGATTCCTGCGGTCCTGCTGAAGAGTCCCCCAGCTCTCCAGAAGAATTCCTTGCTTCCCTGGATTGTCCCGTGGAGCTCGACTCCTTCCAACTTCCAAGTCTCCCAACTTGCGTAACTTCAAGTCCTTCCTCTGCTTCTGCTCCCAGTGTTGTACCCTCTGTTGTCCTTCCCAGTATTTGTTCAGATGTCATTACAGTAGATGATCCTGAATCTCACATTGAAGGGCAAGAAGTTCCTTCTTCTCCACTTTATGTCCCAGATCCACAAGAGGAGCTTGAAATCAAATCTGAACCAGCTTCTCCAGACCCCTCTCCCCCTGCTGTTGATTCTCCTTGCTCCCCAGACTTCACCTTGGACCTGGGCAGTGAGGTGGATGTCTCTGAAAGTGAGGTGAAGCCCGTGGTAACCTCTGTAGTCCCTCAGGTCCCAAGGATTGTGCTTTCCCTTTCCCCAACTCGCATTGTCCTGGTGCTGGCTCCCAAAAACCAAGTTGGGATCACTGCCCCGTCAGAGGTAATTAACCATTCCCCACCAGTTTCCCCTCCTGAAAGGTTCCCCAGAAGCAGGCCATACCCTGAGCCAAAACACACAGCTAGGCCACCATCCCCCAGTGTCATTGATAATGTAAAGGCCGTCCGGGCTGCAGGTGGAGTTGAAAGGGTAACGTTAAAGGCACCGaaggacaagaaaaagaagaagatggagCAGAATAAAACTGCTGCCACTCGTTACAGGCAGAAGAAAAGAGCAGAACAGGAAATGCTTCTGGAAGAGTATGGAAAGCTGGAGAGGAAGAACATGGAACTGACTGAGAAGGCAGAGTCCATGGCCAGAGAGATCGAATATCTCAAAGAGCTGATGGAAGAAGTTTGCCAGACTCGAAGGAAGAAAGGTCTCAGTGCTGACCCCTAA
- the si:dkey-110g7.8 gene encoding GTPase IMAP family member 8, which yields MAAVSSASDTGDPRGRHPPERRLLILGGPQSGKTSSANTILGDEFFDAGTETTHSNVGQTEIYGRRVTVVDTPSWVIPADPEDEEETDTNDNAGAESESPARPPPSLDSEGPCMGAILCPPGPHAILLVVSVTQPFTDTERRAAEEQLGALGGGTWRYSMVLFTCVDKLPKGVFIEEHIANTGESLQWLVERCGSRYHAFDNTRKETEENTQVPELMEKVEEMITDNQGWYFEVNELILLEEEQARRALEEERMRMEEHARQREQMIGGPPRELRLLLLGWKGVGKSSVGNAILGRRYFESGQETELCLRRQALVCGRRVTIVDTPGWDWFSVRRTPKRIRQESQRGAALLRPGPHTLLLVLPVVSSLTARKRRTLLAHIETLFGDSACLHTMVLFSCGDWLGRTPIEEHILRGGRELQRLLEFCGNYYHVLDSKTPGKDRSVSVLLDKIEEMIRENGDKAFLPIQTEWLSEESSYSSDNTEPEDDCRGCQLQ from the exons ATGGCTGCTGTGTCCTCTGCCTCTGACACCG GGGACCCCAGGGGCCGCCATCCACCTGAACGCCGCCTACTGATCCTGGGGGGCCCGCAGTCAGGCAAGACGTCCTCTGCTAACACCATCCTTGGGGATGAGTTCTTCGACGCTGGGACCGAGACCACGCACAGCAACGTGGGCCAGACCGAGATCTACGGCCGGCGCGTCACTGTGGTCGACACTCCATCTTGGGTCATCCCGGCTGACCCCGAGGACGAAGAAGAAACTGATACCAACGACAATGCTGGTGCAGAGTCAGAGAGCCCGGCACGCCCTCCTCCAAGTCTGGACAGCGAGGGGCCGTGCATGGGGGCTATCCTCTGCCCTCCTGGTCCTCACGCTATCCTGCTGGTGGTGTCGGTCACCCAACCATTCACTGACACTGAAAGGAGGGCTGCAGAGGAGCAGCTGGGGGCGTTAGGTGGAGGGACCTGGAGGTACTCCATGGTCCTTTTTACATGTGTGGACAAGCTTCCCAAAGGCGTTTTTATTGAGGAGCACATAGCAAACACCGGAGAGTCCCTTCAGTGGCTGGTGGAAAGATGTGGAAGCAG GTATCATGCCTTTGATAACACTCGGAAAGAGACTGAGGAAAACACTCAAGTACCCGAGCTAATGGAAAAGGTTGAGGAAATGATCACAGACAACCAAG GCTGGTACTTTGAAGTGAATGAGCTGATTTTACTGGAGGAAGAGCAAGCTAGGAGAgctctggaggaagagaggatgAGGATGGAGGAGCATGCCAGGCAGAGGGAGCAGATGATCGGAGGACCTCCCAGAG AATTGAGGTTACTGTTATTAGGCTGGAAGGGTGTTGGGAAGAGCTCAGTGGGGAACGCCATCCTCGGCCGTCGGTACTTTGAATCGGGCCAGGAGACGGAGCTGTGCCTTAGAAGGCAAGCGCTGGTGTGTGGCCGTCGCGTCACTATTGTCGACACCCCGGGCTGGGACTGGTTCTCAGTGAGGCGAACCCCAAAGCGAATCCGGCAGGAGTCCCAGCGTGGTGCTGCGCTCCTGCGACCTGGACCCCACACCCTGCTGCTGGTCCTGCCCGTCGTCTCATCCCTCACTGCCAGGAAGAGGAGAACGCTCCTGGCGCACATAGAGACCCTGTTTGGTGACAGCGCATGCCTCCACACCATGGTGCTGTTCAGCTGCGGTGATTGGCTGGGACGCACACCCATCGAGGAGCACATCCTCAGAGGCGGGCGGGAGCTGCAGAGACTGCTTGAGTTCTGTGGGAACTATTATCATGTCCTGGACAGTAAGACACCCGGCAAGGACAGGAGTGTGTCGGTCCTTCTGGATAAGATAGAGGAGATGATCAGGGAGAACGGCGACAAGGCTTTCCTTCCCATTCAAACAGAGTGGT TGAGCGAGGAGAGCTCCTACTCGTCTGACAACACCGAACCAGAGGACGACTGTCGAGGATGCCAGCTACAGTGA
- the adsl gene encoding adenylosuccinate lyase: MEGADEFMKYRSPLVSRYASKEMAYNFSDRKKFTTWRKLWICLAKAEKALGLPITDAQIQEMESHAEDIDFAMAAEEERKLRHDVMAHVHTFAHCCPAAAPIIHLGATSCYVGDNTDLIMLRDGFDILLPKLARVVDRLANFAEKYADLPTLGFTHYQPAQLTTVGKRACLWLQDLAMDVRNLQRARDDLRFRGVKGTTGTQASFLQLFQGDHDKVEELDRMVTEMAVFKKAYLVTGQTYSRKVDIDCLSTLASLGATVHKICTDIRLLANLKEIEEPFEKEQIGSSAMPYKRNPMRAERCCSLARHLVALMADPLQTASVQWLERTLDDSANRRISLPESFLTADIILSTLQNITEGLVVYPKVIERHIRHELPFMATENIIMAMVKAGGNRQDCHEKIRVLSQEAAAVVKQEGGDNDLLARVQRDPYFTPILGQLDALLDPKTFIGRAPQQVARFLSEEVRPLLEPYKAKMDVKIELEL, from the exons ATGGAGGGAGCCGACGAGTTTATGAAATACCGTTCACCACTGGTGTCCAGATATGCCAGCAAGGAGATGGCCTACAATTTCAGTGACAGGAAGAAGTTCACCACCTGGAGGAAGCTGTGGATCTGCCTTGCAAAAGCTGAGAAG GCTTTGGGCCTGCCCATCACGGACGCCCAGATCCAGGAAATGGAGAGCCATGCAGAGGACATTGACTTTGCCATGGCAGCTGAAGAAGAACGTAAACTCAGACATGATGTCATGGCTCACGTCCACACCTTTGCACATTGCTGCCCTGCTGCTGCACCCATCATTCATCTCGGAGCCACCTCATGCTATGTTGGAGATAATACT gATCTCATTATGCTTCGCGATGGATTTGACATCCTCTTGCCTAAA CTGGCGAGGGTCGTTGACAGGCTGGCAAACTTTGCAGAGAAATACGCTGACCTTCCCACGCTTGGCTTCACACACTACCA GCCTGCCCAGCTGACCACTGTGGGGAAACGAGCATGTCTGTGGCTGCAGGACTTGGCGATGGATGTGCGGAACCTGCAGCGAGCCCGTGATGACCTCCGTTTCAGGGGGGTCAAGGGGACCACTGGCACCCAGGCCAGCTTCTTGCAGCTTTTTCAGGGGGACCATGACAAG GTGGAGGAACTTGACAGGATGGTGACGGAAATGGCTGTCTTCAAAAA AGCCTACTTGGTGACTGGACAGACGTACAGCCGTAAAGTGGACATTGATTGTCTGTCCACCCTGGCCAGTTTGGGAGCTACTGTCCACAAG ATCTGCACAGACATCCGCCTGCTGGCCAACCTGAAGGAGATCGAGGAGCCTTTTGAGAAAGAGCAGATCG GATCCAGTGCCATGCCCTATAAGAGGAACCCCATGCGTGCAGAGCGCTGCTGCAGCTTGGCCCGGCATCTGGTGGCGCTGATGGCTGACCCGCTGCAGACGGCCTCGGTCCAGTGGCTGGAGAGGACGCTGGATGACAGCGCCAACAG GAGGATCTCTCTGCCAGAGTCCTTCCTGACAGCAGACATCATCCTCAGCACCCTGCAGAACATCACAGAGGGGCTGGTGGTCTACCCAAAAGTCATCGAGAGACACATCCGCCACGAGCTTCCCTTCATGGCCACAGAGAACATCATTATGGCCATGGTGAAGGCTGGGGGAAACAGACAG GACTGCCACGAGAAGATCCGCGTTCTGTCCCAGGAGGCAGCGGCGGTGGTTAAACAGGAGGGGGGTGACAACGACCTGCTGGCCAGAGTCCAGCGAGACCCTTACTTCACGCCCATCCTGGGTCAGCTGGACGCCCTACTGGACCCTAAGACCTTTATTGGCCGTGCTCCTCAGCAG GTTGCCAGGTTTCTGTCTGAAGAAGTGCGCCCTCTGCTGGAGCCATACAAGGCCAAGATGGATGTCAAGATTGAACTTGAGCTGTGA